From the Flavobacterium gyeonganense genome, the window CATGAAACCGTAAAACAATTTTTAGGCGAAATCGATCAAAAACCACCCATTTTTTCCGCCATTAAAAAAGATGGCGTACGCTTGTATGAACATGCACGTGCAGGAGAAACTATAGAAATAGCGAGTAGAAAGACAACTATTCATGAATTCGAAATTACCCGCATTGCTTTACCTGAAGTCGATTTTAGGGTAGTTTGCAGCAAAGGGACTTATATACGTTCTTTAGCTTATGATTTTGGAAAAGCGATGAATTCCGGATCACATTTAACTGTTTTACGCCGTACCAGGATTGGCGACTACAATGTAAAAGACGCTATAGATATTACTTTGTTTGAAGAAAGCCTTCAATAATTAAGATTTATCTATTAAAGAAATCAGGAATTATGAAATATTATTTGGTTATTATCTTTTGGTTTCTTTTGGCAAATTCAGGAATTCAGGCTCAGGAAAGGAAATTCACTTATATACAATTTGACGCCAACGTTTCAATAACCGGGAATCCATACCGGGATGAACCGGATAACTATGAGGGAGAATCAAAAGCTTTTTTTGTACCCAATGGGATAGGTTCTAAATTAGGTTATGGTCTGCATTACAAACAATGGCTCACTTTAGGAATTCACAGTGGACTCGATTGGAAATGGGACGATAAATTAGTTGCAGTTCCTGTTTATTTGAATTTTGGATTAAGTCCGAAAATTTCTGAAAGCGGAAGAATTACCCTCCAGTTGGGATATGGAAAGGGATTTGCGTTGGGACGTGGAAACCTGAGTGGCGAATACAAAAAAATAAGATTAGGAATTACCGGTGATGATCAGACAATTTTTGTTGATGTTTCAGATTATGGCTTTGCATTACATCACCAAAAAAGCATTAGCAATATTAGTCTTGGCATTTCATTAATCAGCTTTTAAACAAACCATTTATACTCTGCAATTCTTTATATTCAACCCAAATTTTTTCTTTGATTAAATAAAAAAGCACATTACAAATGTGACGACAGTAATGTGCTTGTTCCAGCTTCCCATTAAAATAAAATTATTCCATACTTTTGGATTTAATAATGAGGGATATTTTTTCCTCCAAATAGAAGTCTTGAAAAAAAATCGTAGAATTTTTCGAATAACGTTTTCATGATAGTGTATTTTTAAATTATTAAATATTAAATAAAACACCAATTAAAAAAGTAAATCAGAAAATAAATAGTAGAAATGGGAT encodes:
- the truB gene encoding tRNA pseudouridine(55) synthase TruB — translated: MTPEEYLDGQILLIDKPLKWSSFQAVNKLKYLLINKVGLPKKFKIGHAGTLDPLATGLLLICTGKFTKRISELQGQAKEYTGTFYIGATTPSYDLETEIDQTFQTEHINETLIHETVKQFLGEIDQKPPIFSAIKKDGVRLYEHARAGETIEIASRKTTIHEFEITRIALPEVDFRVVCSKGTYIRSLAYDFGKAMNSGSHLTVLRRTRIGDYNVKDAIDITLFEESLQ